A section of the Leptospira kobayashii genome encodes:
- a CDS encoding 7TM-DISM domain-containing protein — MHVFSVKFQFAFLFAFFFLFNCSTERPARAQDGRIILEDLGSILNVSREVEYKVAPTEANLSEIRNDTAGWERNGKPVFDQGFSTNVYWLRLHITNPTHLSNWYITLRNNRLDFVDFFLVTNGNIQSLATGDYRPLPPNSNTSYPAFEFVLSPQETGTLYIRIQADVHLAFFVRLYAPEEFGAEKNLTAMIHLIFIGLFLIFLIFQVRFNPTLSGFMEIYLSLAVLFIFLWAFCFSGEASRLLWPDSVWCKNKMQFVFALLFEIFFALFLTNYLQLRDFSPRLNFAFRIFISVVGLLSISFFFPLRNHTVVQVANAVMIVRNLLMTAGVIQCLRYKRFWVLYILASWLVIAVSNFINFFMVMKLLPYNTFTLYSHLFAFPIDILVITISQIVRYRNLRKERDDLREKVNELMKLPASSAREKRVRSLNVTRILENLAEYFEREKPYLEENLSLTTVAHTLGIRSDQLSAILNKEMNTSFSLLVNEYRVREACKLMKESSDMNLLEIAFECGFGSRTNFNRVFKQLTDLAPVDYRKEQIAIREDIS, encoded by the coding sequence ATGCACGTTTTTTCGGTGAAATTTCAGTTCGCGTTCCTCTTCGCATTTTTTTTCCTTTTCAATTGTAGTACGGAACGTCCGGCAAGAGCACAAGACGGTAGAATTATATTAGAAGATCTCGGTTCGATTTTGAATGTTTCCCGGGAAGTTGAATACAAAGTTGCGCCTACAGAAGCAAATCTCTCGGAAATCCGAAATGATACAGCCGGTTGGGAACGAAATGGCAAGCCGGTATTCGACCAAGGGTTTTCCACAAATGTCTATTGGTTGCGACTCCATATCACGAATCCGACCCATCTTTCGAATTGGTACATTACATTGCGTAACAACCGTTTGGATTTCGTCGATTTTTTTTTGGTAACGAACGGCAATATTCAATCGCTTGCAACCGGAGATTATAGGCCATTGCCTCCGAACTCTAACACATCTTATCCTGCTTTCGAATTCGTACTATCGCCGCAGGAAACGGGGACTCTTTACATTCGGATTCAAGCCGATGTTCATCTGGCTTTCTTTGTCAGATTGTACGCACCGGAAGAATTCGGAGCGGAAAAAAATCTAACCGCAATGATCCATTTGATTTTCATCGGACTCTTTCTTATTTTTTTAATCTTTCAAGTTCGCTTCAATCCGACTCTCAGCGGTTTTATGGAAATTTATCTTAGCCTTGCGGTTTTGTTCATTTTCCTATGGGCTTTTTGTTTTTCAGGAGAAGCCTCCCGACTCCTGTGGCCGGACTCCGTTTGGTGCAAGAATAAAATGCAATTCGTATTCGCCTTACTCTTCGAAATATTCTTTGCACTTTTCCTAACAAATTATCTGCAATTGCGGGATTTTTCTCCTCGCTTGAACTTTGCTTTTCGTATTTTCATCTCTGTAGTAGGCCTTCTCAGCATATCTTTCTTTTTTCCATTACGCAACCATACAGTTGTTCAAGTAGCAAATGCAGTTATGATTGTAAGAAATCTCCTGATGACAGCAGGAGTCATTCAGTGTTTACGTTATAAACGTTTCTGGGTGCTTTATATTCTCGCTTCGTGGTTAGTCATCGCAGTCTCCAACTTTATCAATTTTTTTATGGTAATGAAATTATTACCGTATAATACATTCACATTATATTCCCACTTATTTGCATTCCCTATAGATATATTGGTCATTACGATTTCGCAGATCGTCCGTTATCGTAATTTGAGAAAGGAAAGAGATGATTTGCGGGAAAAAGTAAACGAACTCATGAAACTCCCTGCTTCGTCTGCAAGAGAAAAACGGGTACGTAGCCTGAATGTAACCCGGATCTTGGAAAATCTGGCCGAATACTTTGAACGGGAAAAACCTTATCTGGAAGAAAATTTGAGTCTTACCACCGTTGCACATACGTTAGGTATCAGATCCGACCAACTTTCCGCGATTCTCAATAAAGAGATGAATACTTCCTTTTCCCTATTGGTCAACGAATACCGCGTAAGAGAAGCTTGTAAGTTGATGAAAGAATCCTCCGATA
- a CDS encoding SBBP repeat-containing protein translates to MKSINKIMIFALLVCQFTFCVPAETNKNLFYLVFFFLNQPITPAAPVETTPSTLTNSGTKDWIRQLGVAGGSTSATGITSDSSGNVYTTGYTNGSLDGQTLTTAGFNDLLIVKYDGSGNKQWTRLLGVASSTTMAYAITSDSSGNLYITGETYGNLDGQTITGTSDLFITKYDGNGTKQWTRLLGVSGNSVNARGITSDSSGNVYATGSVNDALDGQTKIGPMDLFITKYNSTGTKQWTRQFGVTGRSTNATGITNDGSGNLYVTGFTTGALDGQTLAGTQDAFVVKYDGNGTKQWTRLSGAASKSSEGRGISSDGSGNVYAIGNTNGALDGQTLTGIQDLFLVKYSSSGTKLWTRQLGVASKVTNGQGISTDSSGNVYATGYTNGTLDGQNLTGANDLFIVTYNNIGTKQWTRLLGVANKNTYGFGITKDGSGNAYASGYTDGGLDGSLSGTQDLFVVKYK, encoded by the coding sequence ATGAAATCAATTAACAAAATCATGATATTCGCATTATTAGTCTGCCAGTTTACATTTTGCGTGCCAGCGGAAACAAATAAAAATCTTTTTTACCTTGTGTTCTTTTTTTTAAACCAACCGATTACTCCTGCAGCTCCGGTGGAGACCACCCCATCTACCCTTACGAATAGCGGTACTAAAGATTGGATTCGACAATTGGGAGTGGCAGGAGGAAGCACCAGTGCGACCGGAATCACAAGCGATAGCTCCGGTAATGTATATACTACCGGTTATACGAACGGGAGTTTAGACGGTCAAACTCTAACAACTGCCGGATTCAACGATCTCCTTATTGTGAAATACGACGGTAGCGGAAATAAACAATGGACCCGTTTGTTGGGAGTCGCAAGCAGTACTACTATGGCGTATGCGATCACAAGCGATAGTTCCGGTAACCTTTATATAACCGGAGAAACATACGGTAATCTTGACGGACAAACCATTACGGGGACATCGGATCTATTTATAACGAAGTACGACGGTAACGGCACGAAACAATGGACTCGTCTATTAGGTGTGTCAGGTAACAGTGTCAATGCGCGCGGGATTACAAGTGATAGCTCCGGTAATGTATACGCGACCGGTTCCGTAAATGATGCCTTGGACGGGCAGACGAAAATAGGGCCAATGGATCTATTCATAACGAAATACAACAGTACCGGCACCAAACAATGGACCCGCCAATTCGGAGTTACAGGCAGAAGTACCAATGCGACCGGAATTACAAACGACGGTTCCGGCAATCTTTATGTGACCGGATTTACAACGGGCGCCCTGGACGGGCAAACACTTGCGGGAACACAGGATGCGTTCGTGGTAAAATACGACGGCAACGGCACGAAACAATGGACACGTCTTTCGGGAGCTGCGAGTAAGAGCAGTGAGGGGCGGGGAATCAGTTCGGATGGTTCCGGAAATGTTTATGCAATCGGTAATACGAATGGCGCTTTGGATGGCCAGACATTGACTGGAATCCAAGACCTGTTCCTGGTGAAATACAGTAGTAGCGGCACTAAATTGTGGACTCGTCAATTAGGGGTTGCAAGCAAAGTTACTAACGGGCAAGGGATCAGTACGGATAGCTCAGGTAATGTATATGCGACTGGTTATACAAACGGAACATTAGACGGTCAGAATTTAACAGGGGCTAATGATCTATTCATTGTGACCTATAATAATATCGGCACAAAACAATGGACTCGGCTCTTGGGAGTCGCGAATAAAAATACATATGGGTTTGGAATCACTAAGGACGGTTCCGGTAATGCGTATGCCTCCGGTTATACGGATGGAGGCTTGGATGGGTCACTTTCGGGAACGCAAGATCTATTCGTTGTGAAATACAAATGA
- a CDS encoding YheT family hydrolase yields the protein MDLNFLIVILLILFFAIFMGYYLLVVIHIPELFFVTNSFNQKIISECKTLLQPYRPTFWCFNRHLMLVVLLFREFRSKEYKYDLIEQVRMKDGGITGLAWSGITNIKSKDRTPIVVIFHTIAGDEQDVKNTVRYITSELNWIAVVCIRRGHGSLPLTKPQINTMGSTSDLKKQLDHIHKKFPNAPLFGVGISAGSGLLARYLGESGLKSKFKAAVAISPAYDIEKAFHRIHPMYSKIMGQRLIDYFLKKHYESLSQLKGFPEVMNTKTMGEFQDRLHHVAGYKSKEEYYLNSNPINVAKNIKTPLLILNSEDDPICVYMNVMENLHWLTTLQHSILVKTKRGSHVAYFEGLFANSWSDSVLGEYFQAVLKQTETVKTTRKVAGKKKKK from the coding sequence TTGGATCTTAATTTTCTAATCGTCATTCTACTCATTTTGTTTTTCGCAATTTTCATGGGATATTATCTTCTCGTCGTCATCCATATTCCTGAATTGTTTTTCGTAACTAACTCGTTTAATCAAAAAATCATTTCCGAGTGCAAAACTCTTTTGCAACCTTATCGTCCGACTTTCTGGTGTTTCAATCGGCATCTTATGTTGGTAGTATTGCTATTCCGGGAGTTCCGATCCAAAGAATACAAATACGATCTAATCGAACAAGTTCGAATGAAGGACGGAGGAATTACCGGCCTGGCCTGGTCCGGCATAACAAACATTAAATCTAAGGACCGGACTCCTATCGTTGTTATCTTCCATACGATTGCAGGCGATGAACAGGATGTAAAAAACACAGTTCGGTACATAACATCCGAATTGAACTGGATCGCCGTGGTATGCATCCGGAGAGGACACGGATCATTGCCTCTGACAAAACCTCAGATCAATACGATGGGTTCCACTTCCGATCTGAAAAAACAATTGGATCATATTCATAAAAAGTTTCCGAATGCACCTTTGTTTGGTGTAGGAATTTCCGCGGGCTCGGGACTACTCGCAAGATATCTGGGAGAATCGGGACTAAAAAGCAAATTCAAAGCGGCGGTTGCCATTTCACCTGCATACGATATAGAAAAGGCATTCCACAGAATCCATCCGATGTACAGCAAGATCATGGGACAAAGGCTCATTGATTATTTCTTGAAAAAACATTATGAAAGCCTGTCTCAGTTGAAAGGTTTCCCCGAAGTCATGAATACAAAAACAATGGGCGAATTCCAAGACAGACTTCATCATGTTGCGGGTTATAAATCGAAAGAAGAATACTATCTGAATTCGAATCCGATCAATGTTGCTAAAAACATCAAAACTCCCCTTTTGATTCTAAACTCGGAAGATGATCCCATATGCGTATATATGAATGTGATGGAAAATCTGCATTGGCTTACCACCTTACAACATTCCATACTGGTGAAGACAAAACGGGGAAGCCATGTTGCTTATTTCGAAGGTCTATTTGCAAACTCTTGGTCGGATTCGGTTCTGGGAGAATACTTCCAAGCGGTTCTGAAACAAACGGAAACAGTAAAAACGACGAGAAAGGTTGCGGGAAAAAAGAAAAAGAAGTAA
- a CDS encoding integrase core domain-containing protein — MLIKVIIIFSTFLLIPLLYLFLQFSSTVVLLENMFLRTQLVAYKRKYKVFHTTPWERCKLVMLSYLSSEWKTSLILVTPNTLISWRKRKWKLFWNLLSSAKRSGRPIIQWDLIKLVRKITKQNPIWGATKIHGTMIKLGFLISEKSVSKYIKTLRKSPNPRKRLAWKNFYALHSDSMIVSDLFTVFSYNFREIYKVIFFMDLETRQILHFDITVKTSTRWVRKVIKVALRKKGLKNTSYVLTDNDTLFGRKFSRYLERLGIKHKKTAVRSPWQNGHAERFVKTCKEEFLDYFIPLNEYHLRVKLEEFIHFYNHKRTHLALQKDTPISSLTLHKPRDGDYKLVSHPVLGGLYHTYSWEEAA; from the coding sequence ATGCTGATCAAAGTGATTATAATCTTTTCTACTTTCTTATTGATTCCTCTCTTATACCTCTTTCTGCAATTTTCTTCCACAGTCGTCTTACTAGAAAATATGTTCCTTCGAACCCAGCTTGTCGCCTACAAAAGGAAATACAAAGTCTTCCATACTACTCCTTGGGAACGATGTAAGTTAGTTATGCTTTCTTATCTAAGCTCAGAATGGAAGACCTCTCTTATACTCGTTACTCCAAATACTCTCATTTCCTGGAGAAAGAGAAAATGGAAACTCTTTTGGAATCTCCTTTCTTCGGCAAAAAGATCAGGAAGACCTATCATTCAATGGGATCTAATCAAACTTGTCCGCAAAATTACAAAACAAAATCCCATCTGGGGTGCGACCAAAATTCATGGAACAATGATTAAGCTAGGGTTTTTGATCTCGGAAAAATCGGTTTCCAAATATATCAAAACCCTCCGCAAATCACCTAACCCTAGGAAAAGGCTTGCTTGGAAAAACTTCTACGCTCTACATTCCGATTCTATGATCGTTTCTGATCTCTTTACGGTTTTCTCGTATAACTTTAGGGAAATATATAAAGTCATATTTTTTATGGATTTAGAAACAAGACAAATCCTTCATTTCGACATAACAGTCAAAACTTCAACTAGATGGGTCAGAAAAGTTATTAAAGTTGCACTCAGAAAAAAAGGTCTGAAGAATACTTCTTATGTCCTTACGGATAACGACACCTTATTTGGTAGAAAATTCTCCCGCTACCTCGAAAGACTTGGTATCAAACATAAGAAAACAGCCGTTCGGTCACCTTGGCAAAATGGTCACGCGGAAAGATTTGTGAAAACTTGTAAGGAAGAATTCTTGGATTATTTTATTCCTTTGAATGAATATCATCTTAGAGTGAAGTTGGAAGAATTCATACATTTTTATAATCACAAAAGAACTCATCTTGCCTTGCAAAAGGACACGCCTATATCTTCACTTACTTTGCACAAACCTAGAGACGGAGATTACAAACTCGTTTCTCATCCGGTCCTTGGCGGACTTTATCATACTTATTCGTGGGAAGAAGCAGCCTAA
- a CDS encoding peptidoglycan DD-metalloendopeptidase family protein gives MRNDDSSRQLWNNYQYGYSNQLLDQAVDGKANEIQLGEAGAVVSQKLIDSYARTESYTSSEMDATLRIQNILGMFGEAGYGAEEFESVQANIDASRQGQVDWNNELSGDDGKFGFIPRAARDRNTLALYQDVRDDTKKANTLQKEVLAKENKILSDVEQYFKKADDFLKLAEEFEEKGKFDEAAYYTQQAVAKKAEARSIITDNYEKLGDFMLQEVSSRSLSYTKNSFLNYKDSLISKSFDDSESIAKQIKQGQNQIDGIRESSEAYDKIQGLLATSQNLVQKGTESQNLVNQLLAQSEQLANKNLKGELLDGLAEMIAAIESGAPTSVSDGSEIAEAINASNQELKETREQVDGLLSHMNSLVTNENDIKNLGALLGGSGQALNYAANSAIAKYLDEYSQQFIEENEARSKTLRQELFLKYSQGDEYAYLRKEGYEFRIQGDYIVGSRSIHSGDFKIAGNAMQDSSYSPLFMAQNIEINTKFDPGTLRVDTLGIDTLMNTEFDADKVSQVAAFVDNMATNMDSMFAQFSDKTEETKAYYAQNEDIKAQNIETYNRTSKYFLTSFQGLEGDFSKSYNPNMGGLRDNYKQSKYTFTQGTGMGVGVSKGESWSSIKAVPNPIQRNLGSRELKGTVNIKGIPIEMSYGTQDLNVPAAFSLGAMGHSFELNGVGTTFASNEVTAATGAFSRYLEGTIEDIQAKFKANEAEKESKGFLFDVLSGTSSGQSIAQSFKSVVTEKVNGAITSAIAEATGLPAGLISGLVGGKSMKNAVKDFVKQEATNAIAEATGIPAWAISQQLDKMSKPKEKFYETKEFQIVTTIAAVALAPFTGGASLYVAVAASAALGAAQGAASGGLQGALVGAAGGALGAVTRSVTGGSVTVGLSYSADNGFGASVGVGYGPAAVTAGISEKGGATVGLALQTGAISAGLNYSQNDGFGGNVGIASENGNSLALNYSQSGGMGVNVGTSIANGVSGGLSYSQTAGFGVNANVSYTNADSAMNGSGGFLELTQNGGLTVNANAAGGTTAGGWNSQTGFQANTNFLTDQWQNDYLNKQMNPTGKDADAEAAAKQKEAQANEGADVIAGAGRREDSYDGEIKTGVVSVRAPDAAGGTSSEGDTGSTTPKSGNGRKDDFLDSLDNSRSELKKALDSGQVTPENYKKAMAGLSQLEGDHIKKTSVVDLNSSTEVKTGNLSVYRLENGTIIPLNAKVSSEYGKRPGINGGFHAGTDFSVPIGTPIPSTISEGTVSKLFLDKNNKHVWGNHVIIKDKNGVETLFAHLSKINVTKQDESVKRGDQIGLSGDTGGYTDKNGNWTKVKPHLHYGVGSFTKWNTVNPTGSEGIK, from the coding sequence GTGCGGAACGACGATAGCTCCCGCCAGCTTTGGAACAATTACCAATACGGCTATTCCAATCAGTTGTTAGACCAAGCAGTCGACGGGAAGGCGAATGAAATCCAACTGGGAGAAGCGGGTGCAGTCGTAAGCCAAAAACTCATCGATTCCTATGCCAGAACGGAAAGTTATACCTCTAGCGAAATGGACGCAACTCTACGAATCCAAAACATTCTAGGAATGTTTGGCGAAGCAGGGTATGGTGCAGAAGAATTCGAATCCGTACAAGCCAACATAGATGCTTCCAGGCAAGGGCAAGTGGATTGGAACAATGAGTTGAGTGGAGACGATGGCAAATTCGGATTTATCCCCAGAGCTGCCAGAGACAGGAACACTCTCGCGCTCTACCAAGACGTAAGGGACGATACGAAGAAAGCGAACACACTCCAAAAAGAAGTATTGGCAAAAGAAAACAAGATACTCTCGGACGTTGAGCAATACTTCAAGAAAGCAGATGACTTCCTCAAACTAGCGGAAGAATTCGAGGAGAAAGGCAAGTTCGACGAAGCAGCGTATTATACACAACAGGCGGTAGCTAAAAAAGCGGAAGCTAGGTCTATCATCACGGATAATTATGAGAAACTTGGGGATTTTATGCTACAAGAGGTTTCTTCCAGATCTCTTAGCTATACTAAAAATTCCTTCCTGAACTACAAAGATTCCCTTATCAGCAAAAGTTTCGATGACTCGGAATCCATTGCCAAACAAATCAAACAAGGTCAGAACCAAATTGATGGAATCAGAGAATCAAGTGAGGCTTACGATAAAATCCAAGGTCTACTTGCTACATCACAAAACTTAGTCCAAAAAGGAACTGAATCCCAAAATCTAGTAAACCAATTACTCGCACAATCCGAACAACTGGCGAATAAAAATCTCAAAGGCGAACTACTCGACGGTCTCGCTGAGATGATTGCTGCCATAGAGAGCGGTGCTCCTACATCCGTATCCGATGGAAGTGAGATCGCTGAAGCTATCAATGCATCCAACCAAGAACTCAAAGAAACCAGAGAGCAAGTAGACGGTCTACTCTCCCATATGAATTCTCTCGTAACCAACGAGAATGATATCAAGAACCTAGGTGCCCTACTAGGCGGTTCGGGCCAAGCACTGAACTACGCAGCCAACAGCGCCATAGCCAAATACTTAGACGAATACTCTCAACAATTTATTGAAGAGAATGAAGCTAGAAGTAAGACTCTCAGACAAGAACTGTTCCTCAAATATTCACAAGGCGACGAATACGCCTACTTAAGAAAAGAAGGCTATGAATTCCGCATCCAAGGTGACTATATCGTAGGTTCCCGATCCATCCACAGCGGAGATTTTAAGATCGCAGGGAACGCCATGCAGGATTCCAGCTACTCTCCTTTGTTTATGGCTCAAAACATAGAGATCAATACAAAGTTTGATCCGGGAACTCTAAGAGTAGATACACTCGGAATCGATACTCTGATGAATACAGAGTTTGATGCTGACAAAGTATCCCAAGTGGCAGCATTCGTAGACAACATGGCCACTAACATGGATTCTATGTTTGCACAGTTCAGTGATAAGACGGAAGAGACAAAAGCCTATTATGCGCAGAATGAAGATATCAAAGCTCAGAACATCGAGACATATAATAGAACCAGCAAATATTTCCTAACCAGCTTCCAGGGATTGGAGGGAGATTTTAGCAAGAGTTATAACCCGAATATGGGTGGACTCCGGGACAATTACAAACAATCGAAGTATACTTTTACCCAAGGAACAGGAATGGGTGTTGGGGTGAGCAAAGGAGAGAGTTGGTCTTCCATCAAAGCGGTTCCGAATCCAATACAAAGAAACTTAGGTTCCAGAGAACTCAAAGGAACAGTGAACATCAAAGGGATTCCGATTGAGATGAGTTATGGAACGCAAGATCTCAACGTTCCGGCAGCTTTCTCACTCGGTGCCATGGGTCATAGTTTTGAACTCAATGGTGTAGGTACCACATTTGCGAGTAACGAAGTTACCGCTGCAACGGGAGCTTTTAGCAGATACCTAGAAGGAACAATAGAAGACATCCAAGCTAAGTTCAAAGCAAATGAAGCGGAGAAAGAAAGCAAAGGATTCTTGTTTGATGTTCTCTCCGGGACATCCAGTGGGCAAAGTATAGCGCAGAGTTTTAAATCAGTCGTAACAGAGAAAGTAAACGGTGCCATCACTTCAGCGATCGCTGAGGCAACTGGTCTTCCTGCAGGACTCATATCCGGTCTTGTCGGCGGAAAGTCCATGAAGAACGCGGTGAAAGACTTCGTTAAACAAGAAGCTACCAATGCCATCGCGGAAGCAACCGGCATTCCAGCCTGGGCTATTTCACAACAACTCGACAAGATGAGTAAGCCTAAGGAGAAATTCTATGAGACTAAAGAATTCCAAATCGTAACTACGATTGCGGCTGTGGCCTTAGCACCTTTTACAGGTGGAGCATCTCTCTATGTAGCTGTTGCTGCAAGTGCTGCGCTCGGAGCGGCTCAAGGAGCAGCTAGCGGCGGACTACAAGGTGCGTTAGTCGGAGCTGCCGGTGGTGCTCTCGGGGCTGTTACTCGAAGTGTAACAGGCGGGTCTGTAACTGTTGGGTTGTCTTACAGTGCAGACAACGGATTTGGTGCTAGTGTTGGTGTGGGTTATGGTCCTGCGGCGGTCACTGCTGGTATCTCTGAGAAAGGAGGAGCTACAGTCGGACTGGCTCTTCAAACAGGCGCAATCTCCGCAGGACTCAATTATTCACAGAATGACGGGTTTGGCGGTAACGTTGGAATCGCATCAGAAAACGGAAACAGTCTAGCGTTAAACTATAGTCAGTCGGGAGGCATGGGAGTCAATGTGGGGACAAGTATTGCCAACGGAGTCTCGGGAGGACTCAGCTATAGTCAGACTGCGGGATTTGGGGTCAATGCAAACGTATCCTATACAAATGCAGATAGTGCCATGAATGGTTCTGGTGGATTCTTAGAACTCACACAAAACGGTGGCTTAACGGTAAATGCCAATGCTGCGGGTGGGACTACTGCCGGCGGATGGAACTCACAAACAGGATTCCAAGCGAATACTAACTTCTTAACTGATCAGTGGCAGAACGACTATCTCAACAAACAAATGAATCCTACCGGTAAGGACGCTGATGCGGAAGCTGCGGCTAAGCAGAAGGAAGCACAGGCTAATGAAGGCGCTGATGTCATTGCGGGAGCGGGAAGAAGGGAAGATAGCTATGATGGAGAAATCAAAACTGGAGTTGTAAGTGTTCGCGCCCCTGATGCAGCCGGGGGAACAAGTAGTGAGGGAGATACTGGATCTACAACTCCTAAATCAGGAAATGGAAGAAAAGATGATTTCTTAGATTCATTAGATAATTCAAGAAGTGAATTGAAGAAAGCTTTAGACTCTGGCCAAGTTACACCTGAAAATTATAAAAAAGCAATGGCGGGTCTTTCTCAATTGGAAGGAGATCATATAAAGAAAACTTCTGTAGTGGACTTGAACTCATCAACTGAAGTGAAAACTGGTAATCTTTCTGTCTATAGACTTGAGAATGGAACAATCATTCCGCTAAACGCTAAAGTTAGTTCTGAATACGGAAAGAGACCTGGCATTAACGGAGGATTTCATGCCGGAACAGATTTTAGCGTTCCTATAGGTACCCCAATTCCTAGCACAATCAGTGAAGGCACTGTTTCAAAGTTATTTTTAGATAAAAATAATAAACATGTTTGGGGCAATCATGTTATCATAAAGGATAAAAATGGCGTTGAAACTTTATTTGCGCATCTTTCTAAAATTAATGTTACTAAGCAGGATGAGAGCGTAAAAAGAGGTGATCAAATCGGGTTATCAGGGGATACTGGTGGCTATACAGATAAAAATGGAAATTGGACAAAAGTAAAACCGCATTTACATTATGGCGTTGGGAGCTTTACTAAATGGAACACTGTAAATCCAACTGGATCAGAGGGAATCAAATGA